The genomic stretch AGTTATCGATGGAACCTCTGAGACGGATGGAATCGATGTACAATCATTTGGCCTTGGTGACGAATATCCCGATGGTATTTTTATTACGCAAGACAACACGAATGTTGAGCCTGATGGCAGTATAGCGAATCAGAATTTTAAAATTGTACCTTGGGAAGATATAGCTGAAGGTGCCAAGAAAAAGCTGAAGATAGAAAATCAAAATCCACGCCAATTGAAAGCGAGAAAATAGGTAAATAACACTTGAAATTTAAAATTTGCTAATTTACAATAGTTGGTAACGTTTCCGGTAACGTTACCAACCAAGATTTAAGGAGTGGAGACCAATCGCAACGATCAAAGATGTCGCTAAAAAATTAGGTGTTTCTGTCTCAACTGTATCTAGAGCGATCAATAATCATCCCGATATTCGTCCAAAAACGAAACAAGAAGTTCTTGAGGCGATGAAGGAATTAAATTATACACCAAACGCAGTCGCAAGAAGCTTGATCCAACGAAAGTCTTTCACCATTGGATTAATGCTGCCAGATATTACAGATCCATTCCTTTCATCAATGGCTCAGGGAATTGAGGAGGTCATATCCGATAGTGGTTATCATCTGGTCTATGGGAACACATCGCGAATCCGTGAAAAAGAAGAAAGTTTCTTACTGAGTGCGGCGCAAAGGAAACTAGATGGCCTAATTATTACTTCGGATTATATGGACGGAGAAATGATGCAGGTACTTCGAAATTTAGAGATACCTATTGTATTCCTACGCAGGAGACCACCAGCAGAGCTCGATATGCCGTTCGTGGATGTAGATCACTACAAAGGTTCATGTAGAGCAGTGGAATATTTGCTATCCCTTCATCATCGTCATATAGGATTCATCGGGATGCCTGACTTCTCTTATACCGGTCGTGAACGCTATCGTGCTTTTTGCGACACCATGCAAAAAAATAACATTCCCATTGCTGAGGGCGCAACCATCTTTGGGGAAAGATCCTATCAAAGCGGATATGAATCTATGCGCGATCTTACAGCATCCTATCCAGAGATGACGGCCGTCTTTGCAGCAAACGATATTCTAGCTATTGGAGCGTTAGAATGGTTGGCGGAACAAAATATTTCTGTACCTGATCAAATGAGCATCGTCGGTTTCGATAATCTGGAAGTGAGTAACTTACACTGGATTAAATTAACGACGGTTGCCCAGCCCCGTAAAGAAATGGGGATGAAATCAGCCGAATTGCTGATGACAATGATTCAAGAAAAAGATTCCAAGGCAGCATCTATTCTTTTTGATACCGAACTGATTATTCGTCGAACCTGTGCACCGATCAACTTATAGTTTGGGGGAAATGTCATGATCGGATTTTCAATTCAAAGTCCTGTATTTCTTGGTAATCTTAGCAACCAATCGAATCACGATTTGATAGGAAATTGTGAGAATGTTGATCAGTTCCTTGCCATTTTAAAAGAAAATGGTGTGAGATCGATTGAAATCAGAATCCTTCCTCGGCATGCGGATCATGAAGCTTACACGAATGTCATTCAGAAAATTTGGAATGCTGGACTTCAAATTACGATTCATGGACATGTAGAAGGGGAGATGGAGGGAAGCAGATTTGAAGATGTCTATCCTTCCATGCGTACCATTTTACGTCATTTTGATCGGTATCAACCTAATTTGATGATGGCGATTCATGCCTTTGATGCGAAGAAAGGATCTGAAGCCGATTTATTACGCCGTACCGTTCATTTGTTTAGGCAGTGGACGGCTATGGTAGAGTCAGAGAAACTTCCACTTCATTTTGCGCTGGAGAATAATCGCCAGAAATCATCCAAAGTAGACCCAGGTGATACAACAAGCGGAGTTATGAAAATGGTGGAGCTCATCGATAGTCCACATATGGGGATCACTTGGGATATGGGACATTATTATTCAGATTTAATTAAACCCACACACAATAACCTTCTAGAACAACCATCCATGGCACTGCCAACCCCCTTCTTCTTAGAACGAGTCATTCACACCCATATTCATGGCATTGTCAACCTTGGAACTCATCACCCGCTAACGACGATGGAAAGCCTTCCTTTAGAATTTTACGTCAAAACGTTACAAGCCTTGAACTATCAAGGTGTTTATAATTTAGAGCTTACGCTTCCTAAGTTTGAAAGCGATCGAACAATTCAGGAGCATGTTTGTGCATCGATTCAGCGTTTACGCTCCGCTGTCCAGCCATCTCGTTCTCATGCATAACATGCACTACCTTTGAAAGGAGAACTGAGCCTGCATGCCAACGTCAAGTATTTGGGTGATCACACCCTGGGAACTAATTCTGCGCATGCTATTGGCGGCGGTCCTCGGTGGATTGATTGGTTTTGAAAGAGAATGGAGTAATCACGCAGCTGGATTTCGAACCCATATTCAAGTTTGTCTCGGTTCTGCAAGTATCATGCTGCTATCCATCTATGGTTTCTCTCAATTCGTCGATGAAGTGAATGTCAGAATTGACCCTGCTCGATTAGCTGCACAAGTAATTAGTGGCATTGGATTCCTCGGGGCAGGAGCAATACTGCGTAACGGAAATATGATTAAAGGTCTGACAACAGCTGCTAGTATATGGGTTGTCGCAGCCATCGGGTTATGTGTAGGCGCTGGATTTTTCTTAGGTGCGGTTATGTGTACACTGATCGTTCTCATTAATTTATTTGTTTTTAACAAGTGGGAACGGATATGGGTGAAGAAGCGCCGGTATCATGATATTGAAATGGTTATACAAGATCAGCCTGGTGTAGTGAGTGCAATTTTATCCAAATTTCAAGAGTACGACATCCGAATTACAGATATCAAAATGCAGCACGTGGATATCTCAGAATCAGATGAAACAGATCTAGACCGTATGAACCTCAAGTTAAATGTTCTTGCACCCCATGTAGAAACATGCCTGAGGGCATTAGAGGAAATTATGGTGATGAGCGAGGTTGACTCGATTGAAACCAGCCTGAAAAGAGAAGCGCTCAGCAAAGTGAACCATAAAGGTACGAACAATCAATCAGTATCAATGTAATTTAAAAGATCAATGTAATCAAAAGCGATTGAGGGAAGACAGGTGAACATAAAATTGAAAAATATTTTATTTGTAAGTGATCTTGATGGGACCCTACTAACCTCTTCACAAACCATTAGCCCAGAGAATGTAGAAGCAATACGTCGTTTCGAGGAACAAGGCGGATTATTCACATTGGCAACGGGACGTACGGAGCAAGCTGTTGCCAAATTTATCGAGCAACTGAACATAACAACCCCCTTAATCCTTTATAATGGTGCAAAAATTTACTGCCCTGTTACTAAGCAGGTACTCTATGAAAACAAGTTTGACATTCCCATCGCATTCTGGAATTACCTTATATCGCAATTATCTGAGAATCTAGCATTACTCGTTTATCGTAACAGTAACGTATATTCACCGCATCGGAGTGAAATATTAGAGCGCCACGAGAGCAAAGATGGTGTTGTAAGTTTAGATTTAACAGAAGATATGCTACATCAACCAATAACCAAATTGCTCCTTATTGCGGATCATCCTGAAGATTTAAAAATGATTGAGGAACAGGTACTTGCTATAGGACTTGAAGCCGAGCTTGTATATTCCGAACATAATTATCTAGAAATTTTGCCGCCTCATACTTCCAAAGGAAATACACTTCGAATTTTACTTCAACTATTACCTCACAAAGACTTATATACAATTGCAGTTGGAGATCAATTAAATGACCTTACGATCATACAGCAAGCAGATGACGGATATGCCGTTGAAAATGCTCATCCGACCTTGAAAATCCACGCTAATAAGTCAACCGTTCATCATGAAGATCACGCCATTGCTGACATTATCGAGAAACTGATGAAGCAAGAAGTATGAAATAAAACAGAGGAAGTGAATCTTTAATGGAATTCATTGCGTTAGCACAATCCTTAGCTCGCTCAGCTGGTGCATTAATTCTTTCACGAATGGGCGAACAAGTGACCGCTGAAGAAAAATCCTCTGCCTTCGATGTGGTTACCCAGGTCGATAAAGACTGCGAACAACTCATTCGCGAAGGGATCTTATCACAACATCTGGATCACGAAATTCTGGGAGAAGAGGATACGTTTCTAGCCCAGAAATCTTTAGAAGAGGTGTTGTCGGCAGTCAAGAAAGATACTTATCTATGGATTGTCGATCCGATAGATGGAACAAGTAACTTCGTTCAGGGAATTGCCGGATTTACCGTGTCTATCGCGCTTGCCTACAATGGGGAGCTGCTGTTAGGTGTGGTCTATGATCCAAGCTGTGATGAAATGTTCTCAGCAGTTAAAGGTGAAGGTGCATTTCTCAATGGAAAGCCAATTCATGTATCCAATAAGACAGGACTCCATACGAGTGTGATTGCGACGGGATTCCCATCTCAAATGGATGCAAGATTAGCAGTTTATAACGGGCTGGGTAAGCTGATTCATGAATGCAGAACCATACGTTCACTCGGATCTGCAGCTCGCCACCTTGCTTATGTGGGGGCAGGGAGACTTGATGGATTTTGGGAAAATGGACTGAAAACATGGGATGTTGCGGCGGGTGTACTGATCGTGCAAGAGGCTGGAGGGCAGGTCAGCGATACAAATGGTAATTCCTACAGCTTGAACACGCTGCATATCGTATCCACCAATGGTCTTGTTCATGAGTCTTTACTAGATTGCTTGAAATAAGACAGTGCAGGATAGGGAGGGGAAAATGATGAGAGCGACCACGATTAGGTTAACAATGGCGCAGGCGCTCCTGCGCTACTTGGATCAGCAATATATTCGTATAGATGGTCAAGAAACGAAGTTTGTGCGTGGTGTGATGGGGATATTCGGCCATGGAAATGTTACAGGCATCGGTGAAGCGTTAGAGCGGGAGAACACGGAGCTCATGTTTATCCAAGGTAAAAATGAACAAGGCATGGTTCATGCTGCAACAGCTTTCGCAAAGCAAAGAAACCGTCGTGAAATCTATGCCTGCACCACATCAATTGGACCCGGAGCACTCAATATGGTCACAGCAGCAGCAACGGCAACCGTCAACCGAATTCCTGTTCTACTGTTACCAGGAGATAATTTTGCTTCAAGACACCCTGATCCAGTATTACAGCAGCTAGAGGTCGTGAGTGATTACAATATTTCCGCAACCGATGCCTTTAAGTCGGTAAGTAAGTATTGGGATCGGATTGTTAGACCAGAACAACTGATGACAGCTCTGGAGCAAGCGATGCGTATTCTAACAGATCCAGCGGAGACAGGGGCAGTCACGTTAGCTTTACCGCAAGATGTGCAAGCAGAGGCGTATGATTATCCAAAGTCTTTTTTTGAACGGAGAGTTCATGTGGTCGATCGGAGGCCACCGGCAAAGGAAGCCCTAATCCGAGCCGTGGAACTCATCAAAGGAAAGCAGAAACCGCTTATTATTGCTGGCGGCGGTGTGTTATATGCATCAGCTGAGAAGGATTTAATCGGATTTGCTGAAGCGTTCGGTATCCCTGTCGCTGAAACACAAGCAGGTAAAAGCGCTCTGCCCTGGAATCATCCGTTATATGTAGGTGCAATTGGGGTAACGGGTTCCCTTGCAGCTAATAAGCTTGCAAAGGAAGCGGATTTAATCATTGGTATCGGGACTCGCTATTCTGATTTTACGACAGCTTCGAAATCTGCCTTCGCAAATCAAGATGTCCAAATATTAAATATTAACATCAATGGGTTTGATGCCGTAAAGCTGAATGGACATAACCTTGTGTGTGATGCGAAAGAAGGATTACAAGTGCTAACTTCTGCATTGAAAGAAGCCCATTATCAAGCTACTGATCAAAAAGCACGGATACAATCACTCAAAGAGGATTGGGATCGTGAAGTAGACCGTCTATATGCAGCAGAACATTCAGAGGGGCTTGCTCAGACGAACGCACTCGGCGTGATCAATGCATGGATTGATCCTACGTCGATAATTATATGCGCTGCTGGCAGCTTGCCGGGTGATCTGCACCGTCTATGGAGAGCTGTTCATCCAAAAACGTACCATATGGAATATGGATTTTCCTGCATGGGATATGAAGTAAGCGGAGCATTTGGAGCAGCGCTTGCGGAACCAGACAAAGAAGTCTACGCCTTTGTAGGAGACGGCAGTTATCTTCTTCTGCATTCTGAGCTCCTAACAAGTCTTCAAGAGGGTCAAAAAATAACCATACTTTTATTTAACAATCATGGCTATCAGTGCATTCATAATCTGCAGCGTGAACAGGGTAGTGACGGTTTTGGAAACGAATTCAGATATCGGAATCCGATAGATGGTAAGTTAAGCGGTGACTTTATTGCACTTGATTTTGTGAAGCACGCACAAAGCTTAGGTGCTGCAGCCTATCGTGCGACGACAGCAGAAGAACTTAAGTCCGCTCTTGAGCTTGCACGCAAAGAATTAATCTCGACTTTAATCGAAATCTCAGTTGTACCAGGAACGAACACTGCTGGATACGAATCCTGGTGGAACGTAGGTGTACCTGAAGTATCCACAAGCAATAAAGTGGTCAAAGCACATGAGCGAATGAAACAAACCATAGATGGGCTTAAATCGCGATAAGTGCGGATCTATAGAGGATTTCGAGGGGGCGTCAATTGATGGATATGAAATCATTACCCTTTAGACTAGGGATTCATCCGATAAATTGGGTTGGCGAAGACGTTAAGGAATTTGGCGATGAGACGACTTTTGAGCAGATCATAGATGACATTCAGGCATTAGGACTAACGGGTACAGAAATGGGACGCAAGTTTCCGACTGATCAAGTTGTTCTTAAGCGCGAACTAAATGCCCGAGGCATTCAGCTTGTATCCCAGTGGAAATCGGTATTGTTATCGGATCCAAGCTATCGAGCATCAGAGCTAGAACAATATCGTAGACATGCTGAGTTTTTGAAAGAAATGGGAAGCGAAGTAATTAGTACTTGTGAAGTGGGAGGTTCGCTTCATTTTGATCCTCGTCGTACACCGAATGAAAAAGAAGTTATTCGTCTAGATGCAGAGGGTTGGGCCCACTTAGCGGAAGGATTGAACCAAGCAGGTGAGATCGCGAAACAAATAGGATTGAAGCTTACGTATCATCACCATGGCGGGACGGTTGTGGAGTCACCAGAAGAAATTGATCGATTGATGGAGATGACGGATCCTTCGCTTGTACATTTACTATTCGATACGGGACACTCCTACTATGGAGGAGGAGATCCCCTGCACCTTTTACGTAAACATCGGGAGCGAATTGCCTATATTCATCTCAAAGATATTCGGCTTGAAGTTTTGGAAAAAGCTCGCAGCGAACAATCAGACTTTGTAACTTGTATTCGTAAAGGCGTCTTTACAGTCCCGGGAGATGGATGCATCGATTTTGCTCCTATTTTCGGCGAGCTGCTCGGAACGAGCTATACCGGTTGGGCTTTACTAGAAGGTGAACAAGATCCTTATCAACATCCAGCTAGATTGTACGCCGAGCGGTCGCTTCAGTATATAAGTTCTTTAATACATCAACAAACTCATGGTGCATCAAACTTGAGTTTGAATTAAAGGGGGCACGATACCATGTCTTATGTATCCTTTCATACTGATCGACCGACTGATTTCGTTGCCATTGGGCGGCTTTGCATCGATTTGAATGCCAATGAAATTAATCGTCCCATGGAAGAGACCATGACATTCACGAAGTATGTTGGAGGCTCACCGGCTAATATTTCGATTGGGATGTCTCGGCTGGGTCAGAAAACTGCATTTATCGGAAAAGTAGCCAATGACCAGATGGGTCGATTCATTGTTGACTACCTGAAGCGTAACAACATCGAGACTTCTAATGTGGTAACTGATCAGACAGGGGCTGTGACAGGACTTGCTTTTACAGAGATCAAGAGCCCTGCGGACTGCAGCATATTAATGTACCGGGATCAAGTTGCAGACTTGCTGCTGGAGCCTAGTGAAGTACAGGAAGAACTTATTGCACGTTCGAAAATGTTATTGATTTCCGGTACAGCACTAGCCAAAAGTCCTTCTCGAGAAGCCGTATTTCTAGCACTGCAGTATGCCAAAAAGCATGGTACAGTAGTTGCTTTTGATATTGATTATCGTCCATATACTTGGACTTCCGAATCAGAGACGGCAGTGTATTACAATCTAGCTGCGGAGAAATGCGATATTATCATCGGCACTCGAGAAGAGTTCGATACTATGGAACGCTTTGAATCAAATGCAGAACATGCTGATCAAGTGACTGCAAAGAAGTGGTTTGATTACTCAGCAAAAATAGTCGTTATTAAGCATGGAAAAGAGGGCTCAATTGCGTACACACAAGATGGGCTAAGTCATCAAGCGCAGAGCTTTCCTGCGAAAGTGATCAAAACATTCGGTGCGGGAGATTCCTATGCAGCAGGATTCCTATACGGAGTCATGCAAGGATGGACATTGGAGAAAAGCATGGAATACGGCAGCGCAGCTGCAAGTATTGTCATATCCAGTCATAGCTGCTCTGATGCAATGCCAACGAACCCACAAATTCAAAAGTATATGGAGCAGTGCCGTCAAGGTGAGATTGCCACTTCCTAATATTAAATACGAATCAAATTTTCATAATACGATTTTTATAAGGGAATAAGGAGGATAACGGCATGCAAACCTTACAAAATTGGATCAATGGGAAATGGATTGAGTCAAAATCTACAAAGACCGAGCCTGTATATAATCCAGCGAATAACGAAGTGCTGGCACAAGTTCCGATTTCTACTCGGGAAGATTTAGATCAGGCTGTTAGAATAGCAAAAGAAGCGTTCAAGTCTTGGAGTAAGACCCCTGTGCCGAAGAGAGCACGAATTCTATTTAAATATCAGCAACTACTTGTGAACAACTGGGAAGAGCTTGCTGAAATTGTAACTCGTGAGAACGGAAAAAGCCTGAGCGAAGCATACGGAGAAGTGCAGCGCGGTATTGAATGTGTGGAGTTCGCAGCAGGCGCACCATCGCTCATGATGGGCAAACATTTGCCAGATATCGCTTCGAATCTAGAATCGGGCATGTATCGGTATCCGATCGGCGTTGTTGGGGGGATCACTCCGTTCAACTTTCCGATGATGGTGCCTTGTTGGATGTTCCCGCTTGCTATTGCCTGCGGTAATACCTTTGTTCTGAAACCTTCTGAACGCACGCCGATCCTGGCAGGACGTCTTGCTGAATTATTTAAGGAAGCGGGGCTCCCAGATGGCGTATTCAATATCGTTCATGGTGCCCACGATGTCGTGAATGGGATTCTCGAACACAAAGATATTAAAGCGGTTTCTTTCGTCGGATCGCAGCCTGTTGCCGAATATGTATACACAAAGGCATCTGCTCATGGTAAAAGAGTGCAGGCACTAGCTGGCGCTAAGAATCACTCAATCGTATTGCCAGATGCGAAACTTGATGTAACCGTAAAGGAAATTATCAATGCTGCATTTGGTTCAGCCGGGGAACGCTGTATGGCATGTTCAGTTGTTGTGGCTGTTGGTGATATAGCTGACGTACTCGTTGCTCGTCTTAAAGAAGCGTCCGATAAAATCAAAATCGGAAACGGTATAAATGAGGGGGTCTTCTTGGGCCCTGTTATACGAGATCCGCATAAAGCACGTACGAAATCTTATATTGAAATTAGTGAGCAAGAAGGGGCGGAAATCGTCCGCGACGGGCGCACTGATGCAGCTGCTGAGGGTGAAGGATTCTTCATCGGACCGACGATATTTGATCACGTACAAGTTGGGATGAAAATATGGCAGGATGAAATCTTTGCACCTGTACTTGCAGTCATGCGTGCGGAGACACTCGATGAAGCAATCGCTATTGCAAATGCTTCTGAATTTGCAAATGGAGCTTGCTTATTCACGCAAGATGGCAGCAACGTCCGTTACTTCCGTGAAAATATAGATGCTGGGATGCTTGGGATTAACTTAGGTGTTCCTGCTCCTATGGCGTTCTTCCCATTCTCAGGATGGAAAAAATCATTTTATGGCGATCTACATGCCAACGGAAATGATGGCGTTGAGTTCTATACACGTAAAAAGATGGTTACAGCCCGCTGGTAACTGTGTCGAGAATTGAAGGAACATAGTGGTATTCTCTTGCTTGTATCAATCATGAAAATGCTGACGTTATTTCACAGAAGAAGTTTGCTGATTCTTAGCACTCCATCCGACTATATATGACTCTAAACCGTACTGGATTTCAGTCAAAAGTCACTGACGCGGTGAAGAGCAAAATCAAATTATTCGGTAGCTCCTGTAAAGCGAGAGGTGAAAAGGAATGGATAGCGTAAAAATTGGGATTATCGGCGGAGGACGCATTGGGAAAATCCATGCAGATCATGTACGAAGATTGCCGAATGTCGAAATTGTAGGCATAGCTGATTTATTCGGTGGGGAGCCGCTTGCTGCTTGGTGCTATGAACGAGGCATCCCGTATTATCCAAGTGATGGAGATAACTTCATCTCAAATCCAGACATCGATGCCATCTTCATCTGCTCACCAACGGATACTCATGTCTCCTTAATCCGTAAAGCAGTGAAGGCGGGCAAACATATTTTTTGTGAGAAGCCTGTAAGTCAGTTGTTACTAGAAACGGAAAAAGCAATGGAAGAGGTTAGTCAGGCGAATATCAAGTTTCAGGTCGGATTTAATCGACGCTTTGACCATAACTTTTTGCGATTGCGAGAACATGTCCAGCAAGGAACGATTGGGGAACCACATATTATTAAAATAACTTCTCGTGATCCCAATCCACCGCATCTTGATTACATCCGCTCATCGGGCGGGATTTATATGGATATGATGATTCATGATTTTGATATGGCACGTTATGTGAGCGGTAGCGAAGTGGAAAGTATATATGCACAGGGCAATGTACTAATAAATCCGGCGTTTCGAGAATGTGGAGATGTAGATACAGCGATCGTGACGCTTCGTTTTGAGAATGGCGCCCTTGGTGTGATTGATAACAGCCGCCAAGCGGTGTACGGTTACGATCAAAGAGTCGAGGTATTCGGATCAAAAGGCAGTGTTGCGGTAACGAATGATCACCCGAATACAGCCATTATAAGTACAGCGGAAGGAGTGATGTCAGATAAGCCATTACATTTCTT from Paenibacillus polygoni encodes the following:
- a CDS encoding LacI family DNA-binding transcriptional regulator — its product is MKDVAKKLGVSVSTVSRAINNHPDIRPKTKQEVLEAMKELNYTPNAVARSLIQRKSFTIGLMLPDITDPFLSSMAQGIEEVISDSGYHLVYGNTSRIREKEESFLLSAAQRKLDGLIITSDYMDGEMMQVLRNLEIPIVFLRRRPPAELDMPFVDVDHYKGSCRAVEYLLSLHHRHIGFIGMPDFSYTGRERYRAFCDTMQKNNIPIAEGATIFGERSYQSGYESMRDLTASYPEMTAVFAANDILAIGALEWLAEQNISVPDQMSIVGFDNLEVSNLHWIKLTTVAQPRKEMGMKSAELLMTMIQEKDSKAASILFDTELIIRRTCAPINL
- a CDS encoding sugar phosphate isomerase/epimerase family protein yields the protein MIGFSIQSPVFLGNLSNQSNHDLIGNCENVDQFLAILKENGVRSIEIRILPRHADHEAYTNVIQKIWNAGLQITIHGHVEGEMEGSRFEDVYPSMRTILRHFDRYQPNLMMAIHAFDAKKGSEADLLRRTVHLFRQWTAMVESEKLPLHFALENNRQKSSKVDPGDTTSGVMKMVELIDSPHMGITWDMGHYYSDLIKPTHNNLLEQPSMALPTPFFLERVIHTHIHGIVNLGTHHPLTTMESLPLEFYVKTLQALNYQGVYNLELTLPKFESDRTIQEHVCASIQRLRSAVQPSRSHA
- a CDS encoding MgtC/SapB family protein; the encoded protein is MPTSSIWVITPWELILRMLLAAVLGGLIGFEREWSNHAAGFRTHIQVCLGSASIMLLSIYGFSQFVDEVNVRIDPARLAAQVISGIGFLGAGAILRNGNMIKGLTTAASIWVVAAIGLCVGAGFFLGAVMCTLIVLINLFVFNKWERIWVKKRRYHDIEMVIQDQPGVVSAILSKFQEYDIRITDIKMQHVDISESDETDLDRMNLKLNVLAPHVETCLRALEEIMVMSEVDSIETSLKREALSKVNHKGTNNQSVSM
- a CDS encoding HAD family hydrolase; the encoded protein is MKNILFVSDLDGTLLTSSQTISPENVEAIRRFEEQGGLFTLATGRTEQAVAKFIEQLNITTPLILYNGAKIYCPVTKQVLYENKFDIPIAFWNYLISQLSENLALLVYRNSNVYSPHRSEILERHESKDGVVSLDLTEDMLHQPITKLLLIADHPEDLKMIEEQVLAIGLEAELVYSEHNYLEILPPHTSKGNTLRILLQLLPHKDLYTIAVGDQLNDLTIIQQADDGYAVENAHPTLKIHANKSTVHHEDHAIADIIEKLMKQEV
- a CDS encoding inositol monophosphatase family protein, with the protein product MEFIALAQSLARSAGALILSRMGEQVTAEEKSSAFDVVTQVDKDCEQLIREGILSQHLDHEILGEEDTFLAQKSLEEVLSAVKKDTYLWIVDPIDGTSNFVQGIAGFTVSIALAYNGELLLGVVYDPSCDEMFSAVKGEGAFLNGKPIHVSNKTGLHTSVIATGFPSQMDARLAVYNGLGKLIHECRTIRSLGSAARHLAYVGAGRLDGFWENGLKTWDVAAGVLIVQEAGGQVSDTNGNSYSLNTLHIVSTNGLVHESLLDCLK
- the iolD gene encoding 3D-(3,5/4)-trihydroxycyclohexane-1,2-dione acylhydrolase (decyclizing); the encoded protein is MMRATTIRLTMAQALLRYLDQQYIRIDGQETKFVRGVMGIFGHGNVTGIGEALERENTELMFIQGKNEQGMVHAATAFAKQRNRREIYACTTSIGPGALNMVTAAATATVNRIPVLLLPGDNFASRHPDPVLQQLEVVSDYNISATDAFKSVSKYWDRIVRPEQLMTALEQAMRILTDPAETGAVTLALPQDVQAEAYDYPKSFFERRVHVVDRRPPAKEALIRAVELIKGKQKPLIIAGGGVLYASAEKDLIGFAEAFGIPVAETQAGKSALPWNHPLYVGAIGVTGSLAANKLAKEADLIIGIGTRYSDFTTASKSAFANQDVQILNININGFDAVKLNGHNLVCDAKEGLQVLTSALKEAHYQATDQKARIQSLKEDWDREVDRLYAAEHSEGLAQTNALGVINAWIDPTSIIICAAGSLPGDLHRLWRAVHPKTYHMEYGFSCMGYEVSGAFGAALAEPDKEVYAFVGDGSYLLLHSELLTSLQEGQKITILLFNNHGYQCIHNLQREQGSDGFGNEFRYRNPIDGKLSGDFIALDFVKHAQSLGAAAYRATTAEELKSALELARKELISTLIEISVVPGTNTAGYESWWNVGVPEVSTSNKVVKAHERMKQTIDGLKSR
- the iolE gene encoding myo-inosose-2 dehydratase, with protein sequence MKSLPFRLGIHPINWVGEDVKEFGDETTFEQIIDDIQALGLTGTEMGRKFPTDQVVLKRELNARGIQLVSQWKSVLLSDPSYRASELEQYRRHAEFLKEMGSEVISTCEVGGSLHFDPRRTPNEKEVIRLDAEGWAHLAEGLNQAGEIAKQIGLKLTYHHHGGTVVESPEEIDRLMEMTDPSLVHLLFDTGHSYYGGGDPLHLLRKHRERIAYIHLKDIRLEVLEKARSEQSDFVTCIRKGVFTVPGDGCIDFAPIFGELLGTSYTGWALLEGEQDPYQHPARLYAERSLQYISSLIHQQTHGASNLSLN
- the iolC gene encoding 5-dehydro-2-deoxygluconokinase gives rise to the protein MSYVSFHTDRPTDFVAIGRLCIDLNANEINRPMEETMTFTKYVGGSPANISIGMSRLGQKTAFIGKVANDQMGRFIVDYLKRNNIETSNVVTDQTGAVTGLAFTEIKSPADCSILMYRDQVADLLLEPSEVQEELIARSKMLLISGTALAKSPSREAVFLALQYAKKHGTVVAFDIDYRPYTWTSESETAVYYNLAAEKCDIIIGTREEFDTMERFESNAEHADQVTAKKWFDYSAKIVVIKHGKEGSIAYTQDGLSHQAQSFPAKVIKTFGAGDSYAAGFLYGVMQGWTLEKSMEYGSAAASIVISSHSCSDAMPTNPQIQKYMEQCRQGEIATS
- a CDS encoding CoA-acylating methylmalonate-semialdehyde dehydrogenase, producing MQTLQNWINGKWIESKSTKTEPVYNPANNEVLAQVPISTREDLDQAVRIAKEAFKSWSKTPVPKRARILFKYQQLLVNNWEELAEIVTRENGKSLSEAYGEVQRGIECVEFAAGAPSLMMGKHLPDIASNLESGMYRYPIGVVGGITPFNFPMMVPCWMFPLAIACGNTFVLKPSERTPILAGRLAELFKEAGLPDGVFNIVHGAHDVVNGILEHKDIKAVSFVGSQPVAEYVYTKASAHGKRVQALAGAKNHSIVLPDAKLDVTVKEIINAAFGSAGERCMACSVVVAVGDIADVLVARLKEASDKIKIGNGINEGVFLGPVIRDPHKARTKSYIEISEQEGAEIVRDGRTDAAAEGEGFFIGPTIFDHVQVGMKIWQDEIFAPVLAVMRAETLDEAIAIANASEFANGACLFTQDGSNVRYFRENIDAGMLGINLGVPAPMAFFPFSGWKKSFYGDLHANGNDGVEFYTRKKMVTARW
- the iolG gene encoding inositol 2-dehydrogenase, which codes for MDSVKIGIIGGGRIGKIHADHVRRLPNVEIVGIADLFGGEPLAAWCYERGIPYYPSDGDNFISNPDIDAIFICSPTDTHVSLIRKAVKAGKHIFCEKPVSQLLLETEKAMEEVSQANIKFQVGFNRRFDHNFLRLREHVQQGTIGEPHIIKITSRDPNPPHLDYIRSSGGIYMDMMIHDFDMARYVSGSEVESIYAQGNVLINPAFRECGDVDTAIVTLRFENGALGVIDNSRQAVYGYDQRVEVFGSKGSVAVTNDHPNTAIISTAEGVMSDKPLHFFLERYEKAYELEVRMFIDSIIQDTPVTVNGYDGLQAERIAYAAKCSARLGRPVRMDEIYQITEA